CGCCGGCAATGGTGGATCGGCCGGGTGCGGGAGTGCTACGCACGGATATTCGAGTAGGTCTCTACTCTAAGCAAACCGGCCTGGGTGTTCGAGACTCGCTGAATGACTCGATTTCGCGTCGGGATCATGGATCCCACAATCGCCGCACGCCCGACCGCGGACGCCTTCACCCGGGCGAACTACCTGAGTGCCGTTGCCGCGGGCGTCGACTCGTTCTGGGTGCCGGACCACCTCAATGCGCTGTTCCCACGGTCGCTGTGGCAGCCGAAGTTCTGCGGCGGCACCAAGCTGCTGCCATCGGCGGACGCCTATCTGGAGCCATGGACGATGCTGGGTAATCTCGCCGCTCGCAACCGGGTTGCCCGGCTCAGGTTGGGCGTCGGGGTGACAGACACCGGCCGACGCAATCCGGCTGTCACCGCGCAAGGCGCGGCCACCATGAACCTGCTCACCAAGGGCCGCTTCATCCTCGGTATCGGCGCCGGGGAGCGCGAGGGCAACGAACCGTACGGCGTGGACTGGTCGAAGCCGGTGGCCCGGTTCGAGGAGGCGATGGCGACAATCCGCACCCTGTGGGATTCGAATGGTGAACTGGTCAACCGTGATTCGCCATACTTTCCGCTGCGCAACGCGATCTTCGACCTGCCCGCCTACCGTGGACGCTGGCCCGAGATCTGGATCGCTGCGCATGGCCCGAGGATGTTGCGGGCCACCGGTCGTTACGCCGACGGATTCTTTCCCGCGTTCCCCCATGCGCCCCAGGAGTACGCCCAGCGTCTGGATGTCGTGCGGTCGGCTGCCTCCGATGCCGGGCGAGATCCGATGGCCATCACGCCGGCCCTCTGGCTCATGGCCGTGCCGGTGCGCAGGCCCGAGGACCTCGACGAGGCGCTGGAATCTCCGGTGTTGAAGGCCGGTGCGTTGAATGCGCCCGACGACTTCTTTGCCCGCCACGGCGCCCAGCATCCGCTGGGAGTCGGCTTCGCAGGCGCGCAGGACATCTTGCCGCAGGACTGGGACGAGGAGACTGCGCTGTCCTACATCAAGTCGGTTCCGACGTCGGTGCTCCGGGAAATGTACCTGTGCGGGACCGTCGAAGAGATCGTCGAGCAGGCGGCAGAGTGGCGCGATCACGGTGTGCGGTATCTGGTGTTGGCGAACATCGGCCCGCTGCAGCACAAGCTCGGTAAGGGCCTGGCGTCCCAACTGCTGTACGGCCAGGTCATTCGGAAGGTCAAAAAGCTCTGACGGCTGCTCTCGGAACCTGATATCGCCGGTGATATCGGGTTTCGGGGTCGGTCATGCCTTCGGGACAGGCCGGGTTTCGGCGGCGGCAGTGACGGCGGCGTGGATCACTTGCGTCACATCAGCACCGTGAGGGTCGGGGAGGTGTGCTCTGGAAGTGCGATATCGCCGGTGATATCGCGTTTGGAGGTCGGTCATGCCTTCGAGAGCGGCCGCCGAAGTGGACTAGTAGAGATCTGCCAGTGACATCGCCGGACGGCCCGAGAGCTTGTGAATCATCCACTGGTTCAACGACACTCCCTGTTCGGCAGCCTCGACACTCAGCTTGGCGTGCAGAGCCGGCGGGAGGCGCACCAAGACCTTGCCGGTGTAGCGATGATCGGTCAGCGATGCCGGTGGGGTCTCGTCTGCGGCACCGAGGACACCAACTCCTCGGCCACCTTCTTCTCGACGGCGGCGATCGCGTCGTGCGCTGTGTCGCCGTTCGCCGACAGATTCGGAAACTCAAGACATAACCCCAGGTACCAACCGTCATGGGGCATCCATTGAGCGCGGTAGGTGTACTCCGTCATGCCGTGGATCATGGCCGCACCGGCCGACAACCCAAACGATGGCCTGATTTGTGGGGTACATGGCATAGACGCCATCGCGTCCGTCGCGAACACTGAAGACGTGATGCGGTCGGTGGTGATCCTGGGCTACGCCGGAGTGCAGGCACTCGACGTGGTCGGGCCCTTCGACGTGTTCAGCAGCGCGACGCTGTGTCTTGCCGGCCAGGGCCGGTCCGAGGACGGTTACGCCGTCACACTGGCATCCCTGGATGGCGGGCCCGTCACCACCCTGACCGGACTTGAGTTCGTCGCCGCCGCGCCGCCGGACCCGCGCACCGCGATCGACACGATCGTCATCCCCGGCGGTATCGGTGCCGACGCCGCGCGGGCCGACGCAGGCGTCGTCGACTGGATCAGCACCGCCTCACGCAACGCCCGTCGCGTGGTCAGCGTCTGCACCGGCGCGTTCCTCGCCGCCCAGGCCGGACTGCTCGACGGATGCCCCGCCACCACCCACTGGGCGTCGGCCGGTCGGATGGCTGACGAATTCCCCTCGGTGGCAGTCGATCCGGAGCCGATCTTCGTGAGAAGCTCCGAGCGGGTGTGGACGGCGGCCGGGGTGACCGCGGGTATCGACCTGGCCCTGTCGCTGGTCGAGGACGATTACGGCACCGATGTCGCCCAGACGGTGGCGCGTTACCTGGTGCTCTACCTGCGCCGCCCCGGTGGCCAGACCCAGTTCGCCGCGCCGGTCTGGATGCCGCGGGCCAAGCGCGCCCCGATCCGCGAGGTGCAGGAGACCATCGAGGCCGAACCCGGTGGAGCACACAGCATCTCCGAACTGGCTCGGCGCGCGAAGATGAGCCCCCGGCATTTCACCCGGGTGTTCACCGTCGAGGTCGGCGAGGCGCCCGGCGCCTACGTCGAGCGCATCCGC
The genomic region above belongs to Mycolicibacterium sp. HK-90 and contains:
- a CDS encoding toxin-antitoxin system HicB family antitoxin, with amino-acid sequence MRLPPALHAKLSVEAAEQGVSLNQWMIHKLSGRPAMSLADLY
- a CDS encoding LLM class flavin-dependent oxidoreductase, yielding MTRFRVGIMDPTIAARPTADAFTRANYLSAVAAGVDSFWVPDHLNALFPRSLWQPKFCGGTKLLPSADAYLEPWTMLGNLAARNRVARLRLGVGVTDTGRRNPAVTAQGAATMNLLTKGRFILGIGAGEREGNEPYGVDWSKPVARFEEAMATIRTLWDSNGELVNRDSPYFPLRNAIFDLPAYRGRWPEIWIAAHGPRMLRATGRYADGFFPAFPHAPQEYAQRLDVVRSAASDAGRDPMAITPALWLMAVPVRRPEDLDEALESPVLKAGALNAPDDFFARHGAQHPLGVGFAGAQDILPQDWDEETALSYIKSVPTSVLREMYLCGTVEEIVEQAAEWRDHGVRYLVLANIGPLQHKLGKGLASQLLYGQVIRKVKKL
- a CDS encoding GlxA family transcriptional regulator produces the protein MRSVVILGYAGVQALDVVGPFDVFSSATLCLAGQGRSEDGYAVTLASLDGGPVTTLTGLEFVAAAPPDPRTAIDTIVIPGGIGADAARADAGVVDWISTASRNARRVVSVCTGAFLAAQAGLLDGCPATTHWASAGRMADEFPSVAVDPEPIFVRSSERVWTAAGVTAGIDLALSLVEDDYGTDVAQTVARYLVLYLRRPGGQTQFAAPVWMPRAKRAPIREVQETIEAEPGGAHSISELARRAKMSPRHFTRVFTVEVGEAPGAYVERIRTDAARRQLEESDDTVTVIAARCGFGTAETMRRNFVRRLGVSPDQYRKTFA